Genomic segment of Dactylococcopsis salina PCC 8305:
CAGGTTATCGCGTCGTTAACTTGGAAAAGGAAGATGTGAGTTCTTTAGATTTTCTCCAAATTGATGCGGTGTTTATGCCCGTTTCTAAGGTGAAGTACACGGTGGAAGAAACTCGCATTGATGACGGGGAAAATAAAGATCGTCTGATTTTGGAAATCACCACGAACGGTAGTGTGAAACCAGAGGAAGCACTCTCGCAAGCGGCAACAATTCTGGTGGGATTATTTAGTCCCCTCGGTAATTTGAATATTGAACCCCTTCCTGTGGAGAAGGAGGAAGAAGAAGACCCCAACGGACAGATTCCCATCGAGGAGTTGCAATTGTCCGTGAGAGCTTATAACTGTCTCAAACGAGCTCAGATTAACTCTGTCGCTGATTTACTCGATTATAGTCACGAAGACCTCTTGGAAATCAAGAATTTTGGACAAAAATCGGCGGAAGAAGTGGTGGAAGCACTACAAGACCGCTTGGGGATTACTCTCCCTCAAGAAAAGTCAACGGCGACTTAAATTGATATAAAAAAACTAGAAAAGGAGGCTGATCATGCGTCATCGTTGTCGTGTTAAAAAACTCGGTCGTCCGGCGGATCAACGTCGGGCGTTACTGCGATCGCTAACCACAGAATTAATTAGACACGGACAGATTACGACAACAAAAACCCGTGCGAAGGCTGTACGTTCGGAAGTCGATCGAATGATTACTTTAGCCAAAGATGGCTCTTTGTCCGCACGGAGACGAGCATTAGGCTATATGTATGATAAACAATTAGTCCATCAGTTGTTTGCCAATGCTCAAGAACGATATGGTAATCGTAATGGCGGTTACACTCGGGTTTTGAGAACGATTCGCCGTCGCGGTGATAATGCGGAAATGGCTGTGATTGAGTTAGTGTAAAATTGGTGAGTGAGTCAGCGCAAAAAAAACGGGTTGCTTTAGTGGTTCAATACTTGGGAACTGCGTTTTATGGCTGGCAACGTCAACCGCACTATCGAACGGTACAAGAGGAAATCGAAAAGGCGATTAATCGCACGGTTTCTTCTTCACAGTGGATTCCCTTACATGGCGCTGGACGC
This window contains:
- the rplQ gene encoding 50S ribosomal protein L17 translates to MRHRCRVKKLGRPADQRRALLRSLTTELIRHGQITTTKTRAKAVRSEVDRMITLAKDGSLSARRRALGYMYDKQLVHQLFANAQERYGNRNGGYTRVLRTIRRRGDNAEMAVIELV
- a CDS encoding DNA-directed RNA polymerase subunit alpha; this translates as MALLKDFTVDCVESKTDNKTQNQYSKFVLEPLERGQGLTVGNALRRVLLSNLEGTAVTATRIAGVTHEFATVPGVREDVLEILLNLKELVFRSYSPGPHIARLAATGPATITAGDFNLPSEVEVVDPTGYVATLAEGAKLEMEIRIERGTGYRVVNLEKEDVSSLDFLQIDAVFMPVSKVKYTVEETRIDDGENKDRLILEITTNGSVKPEEALSQAATILVGLFSPLGNLNIEPLPVEKEEEEDPNGQIPIEELQLSVRAYNCLKRAQINSVADLLDYSHEDLLEIKNFGQKSAEEVVEALQDRLGITLPQEKSTAT